One window of the Eucalyptus grandis isolate ANBG69807.140 chromosome 8, ASM1654582v1, whole genome shotgun sequence genome contains the following:
- the LOC120286936 gene encoding disease resistance protein RPM1-like translates to MKDLWLQQKEEIKLSIRGEGTRQGNLGCTLIWGEQGVGKTYVTRCVYNEAKYLGFEWCAWVRLSAGMDIQDFLFEILQQMGKLAREVKDMNLHEMTEMHRIELAKRKKFLIVLDGMHPSNERLLPSGLLLNAGDQERAALEKDRSKMSTSELLQLSYHKLAAHLKPCFIYMVLFPRAAPISTRRLVRLWLAEGLLDSHCYDGERKLTRQPEAAGETFILDLAGRNVIEVVSWRADGFPKACYMLTSLYDLIHPIAMDTKFLHIHAASKSKDENDCGPTSQQQQLPAHQYEIKVRWLAEHTNIVRDSHGGSYPGLNLNHVRSFLSFYMRRGMLTKEISNFLRNMTSKTAYSLLRVLDLEGVYRPSLEGVLHKLVLLKYLGLRSTVLHSIPSAVADLQYLETLDIKDTYITSLPNSFWKARNLRHLHLNWLYIDLKKIFEDDNALTKLQTLSGLVIGEVKENSVMGHMNSLTTLKLFLHQLDRDTSGTAGKALADWISSRLTYLQSLTLGVTKNAKPAKSQIGPLPKLSLAEHHGLFVLYLLGRLNKPIWTQLLPVSLRVLILSGSRVEADMMPELGGLLGHLRTLKLLANSFLGTSLTFAKGGFPSLMILKIWKLPQLVRVTIKEGAMPRLIKLEFRHLECLKTVEGIHECKILENFSVMSQCDALVNQLRDKIGEKVNLHFEDSKRPGSSADDEDEDEDEDEDS, encoded by the exons ATGAAAGATTTATGGCTGCAGCaaaaggaggaaataaaattGTCTATTCGGGGGGAGGGAACGAGACAGGGGAATCTCGGTTGCACTTTGATTTGGGGTGAGCAAGGCGTCGGCAAGACGTACGTCACGAGATGCGTCTACAATGAAGCGAAGTACCTGGGCTTTGAGTGGTGTGCTTGGGTCCGCCTCTCAGCCGGAATGGACATCCAGgatttcttatttgagataCTGCAGCAAATGGGGAAGCTAGCGAGGGAGGTGAAGGACATGAATTTGCACGAGATGACGGAAATGCACCGCATTGAATTGGCCAAGAGGAAGAAGTTCCTCATCGTGTTGGATGGCATGCACCCGTCCAACGAGCGACTCCTGCCAAG CGGTTTGCTGCTAAATGCTGGAGACCAGGAACGCGCAGCGTTGGAGAAAGATCGTTCTAAGATGTCAACATCAGAGCTACTACAATTGAGTTACCATAAATTGGCAGCCCATCTAAAACCGTGTTTCATCTACATGGTTTTGTTCCCCCGAGCAGCCCCCATTTCGACAAGAAGGCTAGTGAGGCTGTGGTTGGCTGAGGGCTTATTGGATTCGCATTGTTACGACGGAGAAAGAAAACTGACAAGGCAGCCCGAGGCTGCTGGAGAGACTTTCATTCTGGACCTTGCGGGAAGGAACGTCATCGAGGTGGTGAGCTGGAGGGCGGATGGATTCCCCAAAGCTTGCTACATGCTCACCTCTCTGTATGACCTGATCCACCCGATCGCCATGGACACAAAGTTCCTCCACATACATGCCGCTAGCAAGTCAAAAGACGAGAATGACTGCGGCCCAACCAGCCAGCAACAACAGCTGCCAGCCCATCAGTACGAAATCAAGGTCCGGTGGCTCGCAGAGCACACAAACATAGTCAGAGACAGCCATGGTGGCAGCTACCCCGGTTTGAACCTCAATCACGTCCGCTCGTTTCTGTCGTTCTACATGAGGAGAGGCATGCTCACCAAGGAAATCAGCAACTTCCTCAGGAACATGACCTCCAAGACCGCCTATAGCTTGCTGAGGGTACTTGACTTGGAGGGTGTGTATAGGCCATCCTTGGAAGGTGTGCTCCATAAGTTGGTGCTCCTAAAGTACCTAGGATTAAGATCCACGGTGTTGCACTCGATCCCTAGTGCAGTTGCGGATCTGCAATATCTTGAGACTCTTGACATAAAGGACACCTACATCACTTCCCTGCCGAATTCCTTCTGGAAGGCGAGGAACTTGAGGCACTTGCATCTCAACTGGTTGTACATCGACTTGAAGAAGATCTTCGAGGATGATAATGCTTTGACTAAACTCCAAACCTTAAGCGGGCTAGTTATCGGTGAAGTGAAGGAGAACTCGGTGATGGGCCACATGAACAGCTTGACCACGCTGAAGCTTTTCTTGCACCAATTGGATAGGGACACCTCAGGCACTGCGGGAAAAGCACTAGCCGATTGGATTAGCTCTAGGCTCACCTATCTCCAGTCCTTGACCTTGGGGGTGACCAAAAATGCCAAGCCCGCGAAATCGCAGATAGGCCCGTTGCCGAAATTGTCGTTGGCGGAGCATCACGGACTGTTCGTGCTTTACTTGCTGGGCCGACTCAACAAACCCATCTGGACACAGCTCCTGCCGGTCTCGCTCAGGGTTTTGATCCTGTCGGGTTCGAGGGTGGAAGCAGACATGATGCCTGAGTTGGGTGGCCTCCTGGGACACCTGAGGACACTCAAGCTGTTGGCCAATTCTTTCCTAGGCACTAGTCTGACGTTCGCCAAAGGTGGGTTTCCGAGCCTCATGAtcttgaagatttggaagctGCCTCAGCTTGTGCGTGTGACTATTAAAGAAGGAGCAATGCCGCGTCTCATAAAACTCGAGTTTAGGCACCTCGAGTGTTTGAAAACTGTTGAAGGGATCCACGAGTGCAAGATATTGGAGAATTTTAGTGTGATGTCCCAATGCGATGCTCTTGTTAACCAACTCAGGGACAAAATAGGAGAGAAGGTGAATCTGCATTTTGAAGACAGCAAGAGGCCTGGATCTTCGGCCGATGACGAGgacgaggatgaggatgaggatgaggacaGCTAG